The following proteins are encoded in a genomic region of Montipora foliosa isolate CH-2021 chromosome 10, ASM3666993v2, whole genome shotgun sequence:
- the LOC137972728 gene encoding uncharacterized protein yields the protein MAACCIFVSCIIAERDSQMPGPLLLDANAAEIWRKFFMQFEIYLVAKGKDAKADKLKVNLLLHCAGPEAIEEYSHFVFTDEEDKDCYQDVCRKCEELCQGARNVIYERLVFNQRNQKEGERIDNFVSELKRLSLTCEFSDLHDSLIRDRIVGGVLSDELRGELLNKPDLTLQTAHDYCRTFEAAEQQKYRFSTPAEAGSERSLHPLKKVKVQEKTPAPNCKFCGYKHPFTQPPRCPALGKKCNKCKKHRPWCGDHAGGQTSCLQFEDIDSLREDVCEY from the exons ATGGCTGCATG TTGTATTTTTGTATCTTGTATAATCGCCGAACGAGATTCTCAAATGCCCGGTCCACTGCTTTTAGACGCGAATGCTGCTGAGATCTGGAGGAAATTTTTTATGCAATTTGAGATTTACCTTGTTGCGAAGGGCAAAGATGCTAAAGCGGACAAACTGAAGGTAAACTTGCTGTTACATTGTGCTGGGCCAGAAGCTATCGAAGAGTACAGTCACTTTGTGTTTACCGATGAAGAAGACAAAGATTGCTATCAAGATGTCTGTCGCAAATGCGAGGAATTGTGCCAAGGTGCTAGAAATGTAATTTATGAGCGACTGGTGTTCAATCAGCGAAATCAGAAGGAAGGTGAGAGGATTGACAATTTCGTCAGTGAACTGAAAAGACTGTCTTTAACATGTGAATTTAGCGACCTCCATGACTCACTCATTCGTGATCGTATTGTCGGAGGAGTTTTGTCAGACGAATTGCGAGGTGAGCTGCTAAATAAACCAGATTTAACGCTGCAAACTGCTCATGATTATTGTCGTACATTCGAGGCAGCCGAACAACAGAAATACAGGTTTAGTACACCAGCAGAGGCGGGCTCTGAACGGTCACTTCACCCTCTCAAGAAAGTCAAGGTTCAAGAAAAGACACCTGCTCCTAACTGTAAGTTTTGTGGTTACAAGCACCCATTTACTCAGCCACCTCGCTGCCCAGCTCTTGGTAAGAAATGCAACAAGTGTAAGAAGCACAGGCCTTGGTGCGGTGATCATGCAGGAGGACAAACCAGTTGCCTTCAGTTCGAAGACATTGACTCCCTCAGAGAAGATGTATGCGAATATTGA